A window of the Janthinobacterium agaricidamnosum NBRC 102515 = DSM 9628 genome harbors these coding sequences:
- a CDS encoding DUF885 family protein — protein sequence MKKRQKQLAAYVVMALCISPLAAKAHTKPEAQDPSWVAKSNRYTALLMNLDKKYSPEHWSAEGAAPYDSEISVPSPANQATQRKEKQLLLNSYIASLRTEQDLAVKHDLNILINNIQLDLRRHDFEKEHIVPFMNAAAMMYGGLSVLLNDEIPAARRDAAVIRMRKYAGMEKGYRPYATLLRERTARQIAGKDMVYPPVQQIEAGLSRNAILIGRIETLCKEYKLSGWEEPYQKIKAQVAEYDLWVRQHVLVKARQDARLPPEEYALALEASGIDIPPAELAASAHAAFTSIQHDMQQIAKQIAEQRHLPSADYRDVIAELKKEQIHGDAILPLYEGHLKEIEEIIRKQQQLTLPDQPAIVRMASAAETAKMPAPSIVPPSFLNNTGQRAQFILPFNPPVAPGGKETIKYDDFTFDAISWDLIAHEARPGHDLQIDKLIDNKMSQARYQYAANSTNVEGWGMYARYIIAPYIPLEGQLMSLDQRLLSAASAFLEVELQAGKVTQQQAVEILTNDVVLSKGFAQKQAAGYLSITPEQSNAGYFHGFSKLIDLRKETAATLGNQFNVRRFHDFILAQGLLPPALIRDAVMKEFVPSEKNK from the coding sequence ATGAAAAAGAGACAAAAACAATTGGCTGCATATGTCGTCATGGCATTATGTATTTCTCCGCTGGCGGCCAAGGCGCACACCAAACCGGAGGCGCAAGATCCATCCTGGGTGGCGAAATCAAACCGGTACACGGCATTGCTGATGAACCTGGATAAAAAATATTCACCGGAACATTGGTCCGCGGAAGGGGCCGCACCCTATGACAGTGAAATATCGGTGCCCAGCCCGGCCAATCAGGCGACACAGAGAAAAGAAAAGCAGTTGCTGTTGAATAGTTATATCGCCAGCTTGCGTACCGAACAGGATCTTGCAGTCAAACATGATCTGAATATTTTAATTAATAATATACAGCTGGATCTACGCCGGCATGATTTTGAAAAGGAACACATCGTTCCTTTCATGAATGCGGCGGCGATGATGTACGGTGGCCTGAGCGTATTACTGAATGATGAAATACCTGCGGCAAGACGTGACGCGGCTGTCATCAGAATGAGAAAATATGCGGGGATGGAAAAAGGTTATCGTCCATATGCCACGTTATTGCGCGAACGTACTGCACGGCAGATCGCCGGAAAGGATATGGTCTATCCACCCGTGCAACAGATAGAAGCGGGGTTGTCACGCAATGCGATTCTGATCGGCAGGATAGAAACACTCTGCAAGGAATATAAACTGAGCGGATGGGAAGAGCCGTATCAGAAAATAAAAGCCCAGGTAGCGGAATACGATCTATGGGTGCGCCAGCATGTGCTGGTTAAAGCCCGCCAGGATGCACGCCTTCCGCCAGAGGAGTATGCGCTTGCACTCGAAGCATCCGGCATTGATATCCCGCCTGCTGAACTGGCCGCTTCGGCACATGCCGCATTTACCAGTATTCAGCATGACATGCAGCAGATTGCAAAGCAGATCGCTGAACAGCGGCATTTGCCTTCTGCCGATTACCGTGATGTGATCGCCGAGCTTAAAAAGGAACAGATCCATGGCGATGCGATCCTTCCCTTGTATGAAGGGCATCTGAAAGAGATTGAAGAGATTATCCGCAAGCAGCAGCAGCTGACCCTTCCGGATCAACCGGCGATTGTCAGGATGGCTAGCGCGGCGGAAACCGCAAAAATGCCGGCGCCAAGCATCGTGCCGCCGTCTTTCCTGAATAATACAGGGCAGCGCGCCCAATTCATCTTGCCGTTCAATCCGCCTGTGGCGCCGGGAGGAAAAGAGACCATCAAGTATGATGATTTTACCTTTGATGCGATTTCCTGGGATCTTATTGCCCATGAAGCAAGGCCTGGCCATGATCTCCAGATTGACAAGTTAATAGACAATAAAATGTCGCAGGCACGTTACCAGTATGCCGCCAATTCAACCAATGTCGAAGGATGGGGTATGTATGCACGGTATATTATCGCGCCTTATATACCGCTCGAAGGCCAGCTGATGTCGCTGGATCAAAGATTGCTTTCTGCCGCCAGTGCTTTCCTGGAAGTGGAACTACAAGCTGGAAAGGTAACGCAGCAGCAAGCCGTCGAGATATTGACGAACGACGTGGTATTGTCAAAAGGCTTTGCGCAGAAGCAAGCGGCCGGCTATTTATCGATCACGCCGGAACAATCCAATGCCGGCTATTTCCATGGTTTTAGCAAGTTGATCGATTTAAGGAAAGAAACAGCGGCCACTCTGGGCAATCAGTTTAATGTACGGCGCTTCCATGACTTTATCCTTGCGCAGGGATTGCTGCCGCCAGCGCTGATACGGGACGCGGTCATGAAAGAATTTGTGCCGTCAGAAAAAAATAAATAA
- a CDS encoding alpha/beta fold hydrolase — protein sequence MMHWFKRAFISFIAAVSASTPLSAAATEQLDDAARQELLQSGSAQQFVKLPLGIMHVRADGPLDGPVVLLVHGGVVGGFGFEKWRKPLADAGFRVLVPDLFGYGYSDRPKLPYTRQFYVDQIRQLLDALEIREPVAIVGASLGGAIVTAFTAQAPARVRSVVLMAPAGGGRVPVVNPVLLWPVVGDTVFHFFGASNMRTLMDKAYADSPDRASMAQWMASQTRYRGFAEGVLNTLRNYDAAWQPDDYAALGQTGIPVLALWGTADTVNPYAQAQVLARAVPQMKIVPLEGKGHAITFGASEQVLDAVLPFLKTATAQRSADWLSR from the coding sequence ATGATGCACTGGTTTAAACGAGCATTCATCTCATTCATCGCCGCCGTGTCGGCCAGTACGCCACTGAGTGCGGCGGCGACCGAACAACTGGACGACGCCGCGCGCCAGGAGCTGCTGCAAAGCGGATCGGCGCAACAGTTCGTCAAGCTGCCGCTGGGTATCATGCATGTGCGCGCCGACGGTCCGCTGGACGGGCCTGTGGTACTGCTGGTGCATGGCGGCGTAGTCGGCGGATTCGGTTTCGAGAAATGGCGCAAGCCATTGGCCGACGCGGGCTTCCGGGTGCTGGTGCCGGACCTGTTCGGCTACGGCTATTCCGACCGGCCCAAGCTGCCCTATACCCGGCAGTTTTACGTCGACCAGATCAGGCAGCTGCTCGACGCGCTGGAGATCAGGGAACCGGTGGCGATTGTCGGCGCATCGCTGGGCGGCGCCATCGTCACGGCCTTCACCGCGCAAGCGCCGGCCCGCGTCAGGTCGGTGGTGCTGATGGCGCCGGCCGGCGGCGGCCGGGTGCCGGTGGTCAATCCGGTGCTGCTGTGGCCGGTGGTCGGCGATACGGTATTCCACTTTTTCGGCGCCAGCAATATGCGCACGCTGATGGACAAGGCGTATGCGGATTCGCCGGACCGGGCCAGCATGGCGCAATGGATGGCGTCGCAGACCCGCTACCGGGGCTTTGCCGAAGGCGTGCTGAACACGCTGCGCAACTACGACGCGGCCTGGCAGCCGGACGATTATGCGGCGCTCGGCCAGACCGGCATCCCGGTGCTGGCGCTGTGGGGCACGGCCGATACCGTCAATCCCTACGCGCAAGCGCAGGTATTGGCGCGCGCGGTGCCGCAGATGAAAATCGTGCCGCTTGAGGGCAAGGGGCATGCGATTACCTTCGGCGCATCGGAGCAGGTGCTCGATGCGGTGCTGCCATTCCTGAAGACCGCCACGGCGCAGCGCAGCGCCGACTGGCTGTCCCGCTAG
- a CDS encoding ATP-binding protein, translating to MTGSLKGRMIRALVWWVLCAWSISLGTTYIITTNSQTSNWDDKLQSIAIKLLQMTPADAHANGAALQARPEVVASNDELTFQVWGDGKRLLASTPGAPRTPLRADFHDGFSNVGIGGQNWRVYAVSDRSGRFQVQVGHDRSMINTDFQKHSLKAVSLAALGMACAGLMMWWAVSRALKPLAKVEQATRGRSRFDLTPLPTGSLPSELLPLVDSFNHVLAHLDQAINAERQFISDAAHELRTPLAALQAQLEVAMRARTDEDRSQALRKVLVGVQRSSRLSDQLLDMARLEAGNRAPLRARCDLKDIVRHVASEFDFSASRLQRSIELALEPCPVWCDVDEIGILLRNLVDNALRYTFPGGRVRISCGLRGDGDAGKAFLEVADDGPGVPAAEQDAIFIRFYRVAGNGNVRGSGIGLSLVGRIASTHHAWIETGAGFGDPGFSVRLLFPPCGAPA from the coding sequence ATGACCGGTTCGCTGAAGGGACGCATGATACGGGCGCTGGTCTGGTGGGTGCTGTGCGCATGGAGTATTTCGCTGGGCACCACCTACATCATCACGACCAATAGCCAGACCAGCAACTGGGACGACAAGCTGCAATCGATCGCCATCAAGCTGTTGCAGATGACGCCGGCCGATGCCCATGCCAACGGCGCCGCCTTGCAGGCGCGGCCCGAAGTGGTGGCCAGCAACGATGAACTGACGTTCCAGGTATGGGGCGACGGCAAGCGCCTGCTGGCCAGCACGCCGGGCGCGCCGCGCACGCCGTTGCGGGCCGATTTCCACGACGGGTTTTCGAATGTCGGCATCGGCGGCCAGAACTGGCGCGTGTATGCGGTATCGGACCGCAGCGGCCGGTTCCAGGTCCAGGTCGGCCACGACCGCAGCATGATCAATACGGACTTCCAGAAGCATTCGCTGAAGGCGGTATCCCTTGCGGCGCTCGGCATGGCCTGCGCCGGACTGATGATGTGGTGGGCCGTCAGCCGGGCATTGAAGCCGCTCGCCAAGGTCGAGCAGGCGACCCGCGGCCGCTCGCGCTTCGACCTGACGCCGCTGCCGACCGGGTCGCTGCCGTCCGAGCTGCTGCCGCTGGTCGACTCCTTCAATCATGTGCTGGCCCATCTGGACCAGGCCATCAACGCCGAGCGCCAGTTCATCAGCGACGCCGCGCATGAATTGCGCACGCCGCTGGCCGCGTTGCAGGCCCAGCTGGAAGTGGCGATGCGCGCCAGGACCGACGAGGACAGAAGCCAGGCGCTCAGGAAAGTACTGGTCGGCGTGCAGCGCAGCAGCCGGTTGTCGGACCAGTTGCTCGACATGGCCCGCCTCGAAGCGGGCAACCGCGCGCCGCTGCGCGCGCGCTGCGACTTGAAGGACATCGTGCGGCATGTGGCGAGCGAGTTCGATTTCAGCGCCAGCCGCTTGCAGCGCTCGATCGAGCTGGCGCTCGAACCGTGTCCGGTCTGGTGCGATGTCGACGAGATCGGGATCCTGCTCAGGAACCTGGTCGATAACGCGCTGCGCTACACGTTTCCAGGCGGCCGGGTGCGCATCAGTTGCGGCCTGCGCGGCGACGGCGACGCAGGCAAGGCGTTTCTCGAAGTCGCCGACGACGGCCCGGGCGTGCCGGCCGCGGAACAGGACGCCATCTTCATCCGCTTTTACCGCGTGGCCGGCAATGGCAATGTGCGCGGCAGCGGCATCGGCCTGTCGCTGGTCGGGCGCATCGCCAGCACGCATCATGCGTGGATCGAAACCGGCGCCGGCTTCGGCGATCCGGGATTCAGCGTGCGGCTGCTGTTTCCGCCATGCGGCGCGCCGGCTTGA
- a CDS encoding MipA/OmpV family protein, which yields MSHTALFSDRLSVVAQAGRRLPFLIGATRRPGMLCAALAALLGCLPAAAQEAPASASASVAQWGLGFSAGSLRKPYKGVANQTVGVPIVLYENRWLSAAGPLVDLKLPVTGPVSFRLRARYEPGAGYDAGDSAALSGMEHRKTGLWLGGAVLWRSAIADVGAEWLADASGYSKGQRATFSVQRRFPMGNFSVTPRLEASWLDHKNASYYYGVRTGEAVAGRPFYEAGSTVNTRLGVRLDYRIMPRHAVFFDVSATRLGSEIKDSPIVDRASASSAFVGYTYLF from the coding sequence ATGTCGCACACAGCATTATTCAGTGACCGTTTGAGCGTCGTAGCGCAAGCAGGCCGGCGACTGCCTTTTTTGATCGGCGCCACGCGGCGTCCGGGCATGCTGTGCGCGGCGCTGGCCGCGCTGCTGGGCTGTTTGCCGGCCGCCGCGCAGGAAGCCCCCGCCAGCGCATCGGCCAGCGTCGCGCAATGGGGCCTGGGCTTCAGCGCCGGCAGCCTGCGCAAGCCCTACAAGGGCGTCGCCAATCAAACGGTGGGAGTGCCGATCGTGCTGTACGAAAACCGCTGGCTCAGCGCCGCCGGGCCGCTGGTCGATCTCAAGTTGCCAGTCACGGGGCCGGTTTCCTTCCGCCTGCGGGCCCGCTATGAACCGGGCGCCGGCTACGATGCCGGCGACTCGGCCGCCCTGTCCGGCATGGAACACCGGAAAACCGGCTTGTGGCTGGGCGGCGCCGTGCTGTGGCGCAGCGCCATCGCCGACGTCGGCGCAGAATGGCTGGCCGACGCGTCCGGCTACAGCAAGGGACAGCGCGCCACATTCAGCGTGCAGCGCCGTTTTCCGATGGGGAATTTCTCTGTTACGCCACGCCTCGAAGCCAGCTGGCTCGATCATAAGAATGCGAGCTACTATTATGGCGTACGGACCGGAGAAGCCGTGGCCGGCCGCCCGTTCTACGAAGCGGGCAGCACCGTCAATACGCGGCTGGGAGTTCGGCTTGACTATCGCATCATGCCACGCCACGCAGTGTTTTTCGATGTCAGTGCAACACGCCTGGGCAGCGAGATCAAGGACAGTCCGATCGTCGACCGCGCCAGTGCGTCATCGGCCTTCGTGGGCTATACGTATCTGTTTTGA
- a CDS encoding threonine aldolase family protein, which translates to MTIYSFLDDYSEGAHPHILQALVASNMVQQAPYGEDAYSYEAKARIRAHLGNPESQVFFVAGGTLANLAMIASLLRPHEAVIAAASGHIVLRETGAIEATGHKIITVPPVNGKLTPDSIRAAFDANQQFPHMARPRLVYISNASEIGTLYTKAELQAISQLCRERGLLLLLDGARLGAALSADLNDLTLADIARLTDAFWIGGTKVGALLGEAIVIPDPALAQDFSFHIKQRGGLMAKGRLLGLQFHELFGPEQLFFTLARHSTVMAKKLGDGIVAAGYRMSANIETNQIFPILPNDLIAFLKTSFSFYVWEKHSEEESVVRLVTSWATEEQQVERLIAAISGWTAT; encoded by the coding sequence ATGACTATCTACAGTTTTCTTGACGACTACAGCGAAGGCGCGCATCCACACATCCTGCAGGCGCTGGTTGCCAGCAATATGGTGCAACAGGCGCCGTATGGCGAGGACGCCTATTCATACGAAGCGAAGGCACGGATTCGGGCGCATCTCGGGAATCCGGAGAGCCAGGTCTTTTTTGTCGCCGGCGGCACGCTGGCCAACCTGGCGATGATCGCCAGTTTGCTGCGTCCGCATGAGGCGGTGATCGCGGCGGCGTCGGGGCATATCGTCCTGCGCGAAACGGGCGCCATCGAAGCGACCGGCCACAAGATCATTACCGTCCCGCCAGTCAATGGCAAGCTGACGCCGGACAGCATCCGCGCCGCCTTTGACGCGAACCAGCAGTTCCCGCACATGGCCAGGCCGCGGCTGGTGTATATCTCGAACGCCAGCGAGATCGGCACGCTGTACACCAAGGCCGAACTGCAAGCCATTTCCCAGCTGTGCCGCGAGCGCGGCCTGCTGCTGCTGCTCGATGGCGCGCGTCTCGGCGCGGCGCTCAGCGCCGACCTGAATGACCTGACGCTGGCCGATATCGCCCGCTTGACCGACGCGTTCTGGATCGGCGGCACCAAGGTCGGCGCGCTGCTGGGCGAGGCGATCGTGATCCCCGATCCGGCGCTGGCGCAAGACTTTTCGTTTCACATCAAGCAGCGCGGCGGGCTGATGGCCAAGGGACGATTGCTTGGCCTGCAGTTTCATGAGTTGTTCGGACCGGAGCAGCTGTTTTTCACGCTGGCGCGGCACTCGACCGTGATGGCGAAAAAACTCGGCGACGGCATTGTCGCGGCGGGATACCGGATGTCTGCCAATATCGAGACCAATCAGATTTTCCCCATCTTGCCGAATGACTTGATCGCCTTCCTGAAGACCTCATTCTCCTTCTATGTGTGGGAAAAACACAGCGAAGAGGAATCGGTGGTCAGGCTGGTGACATCCTGGGCGACCGAGGAACAACAGGTCGAGCGTCTGATCGCAGCGATCAGCGGCTGGACCGCGACCTGA
- a CDS encoding alpha/beta fold hydrolase: MKRTYAVIASAIACAAFTSGAGAQERIRPPGARNVIIVHDAFVDGSGWRAVHDILYQKGYNVSVVQNTLHSLQEDAVALDKQLMYADGPAVLVGHGYGGSVITIGGSNKKVKALVYVAGYAPDVSESVSQLANSMPPANDSLRTTFDGFVFINPAYFGRDYAADLPETSSAYMAVSQQHATTTALGGQSRTVAWRGTPSYGIVASDDRIVKPELQRWMYQRAGSKVTEIKASHALYISQPEAVAKVIEEAALAAK; the protein is encoded by the coding sequence ATGAAGAGAACTTACGCCGTCATCGCCAGCGCCATCGCATGCGCCGCTTTCACCAGCGGCGCCGGCGCGCAGGAACGCATCCGGCCGCCCGGCGCAAGGAACGTCATCATCGTCCACGATGCGTTTGTCGACGGCTCGGGCTGGCGCGCGGTGCATGACATCCTGTACCAGAAGGGCTATAACGTCAGCGTGGTGCAAAATACCCTGCATTCGCTGCAGGAAGACGCCGTCGCGCTGGACAAGCAGCTGATGTACGCCGACGGGCCGGCGGTACTGGTCGGCCACGGCTACGGCGGTTCCGTGATCACCATCGGCGGCAGCAACAAAAAGGTGAAGGCGCTGGTGTATGTGGCCGGCTATGCGCCGGACGTGTCCGAAAGCGTGTCGCAACTGGCCAACTCGATGCCGCCCGCGAACGACAGCCTGCGCACCACCTTCGACGGTTTTGTCTTCATTAACCCGGCCTACTTTGGGCGCGACTACGCCGCCGACCTGCCCGAAACAAGCAGCGCCTACATGGCGGTGTCGCAACAGCACGCGACCACCACCGCGCTGGGCGGCCAGTCGCGCACGGTGGCATGGCGCGGCACGCCCAGTTACGGCATCGTGGCCAGCGACGACCGCATCGTCAAGCCGGAATTGCAGCGCTGGATGTATCAGCGCGCCGGCAGCAAGGTCACTGAAATCAAGGCCAGCCATGCGCTGTACATCTCGCAACCGGAAGCCGTGGCCAAGGTCATAGAAGAGGCGGCACTGGCCGCCAAATGA
- a CDS encoding TonB-dependent receptor plug domain-containing protein, with amino-acid sequence MPFRTQRCRLLLLLLAGTMCAATARHAAAAGPVKMETVEVRADTSGYDARRDDTANKVVVQHDEIMKFGDTMVSDVLKRLPGITVSGAPGRGGEIRMRGLGSGYTQILLNGERAPAGFSIDSLAPGVIERIEVQRAASAEFSTEAIAGTINIVLKKAIGTAQREFKPAVGGGGGYFMPGFNLQLSDRKDDMSYSLAVNGVYNHIRRDNPSWDEADDETGTATLRRASGNRSDGIFRGLFLVPRVSWTLAGGDTLTLQAFVNATRFSQDSAIHTATTLGAPPPYPGSDDTIRDSGALLRTDLSWMHKLGGGAKLDSKAGFTVSGNDSDLDQTGFFTPAVPTLRRRVGIHSVERGLSWTGKYLSTAVNAHALSLGWDSSYSRRAEDRSQRDSVPSGWVEAGNEDSAAQVSRLALYAQDEWDVSPAYALYMGARWEGIRVRSDVNGYAGTSSSHVWSPLLQMLYKIPGTKSDQLRLALTRTYKAPAAANLTPRRLLSINNSPTEPDRQGNPGLRPELALGIDASYQHYWAERALFSASVSGRGISNYTRTALSLSDGRWMAMPVNDGGARTYSVELEVKFPLRTLWRAAPALDVRASASRNWSRVESVPGPDNRLDQQTPLSAMLGADYRIGQVSVGSSLTFKNGGPVRISDTQAAYQSVRRDLDAYVLWKVRPKDHLRFGLSNILRQDQVSEKIYLDQGGVLRRISLAPGTLQARLTWEMVF; translated from the coding sequence ATGCCGTTCCGAACGCAGCGATGCCGCCTGCTGCTGCTGCTGCTTGCCGGCACGATGTGCGCCGCCACGGCCCGCCATGCCGCCGCTGCCGGGCCGGTCAAGATGGAAACCGTCGAAGTGCGCGCCGATACCTCGGGCTATGACGCGCGGCGCGACGACACCGCCAACAAGGTAGTGGTCCAGCATGACGAAATCATGAAATTTGGCGACACCATGGTGAGCGATGTGCTCAAGCGGCTGCCCGGTATCACCGTTAGCGGCGCGCCCGGGCGCGGCGGGGAAATCCGCATGCGTGGATTGGGCAGCGGTTATACCCAGATCCTGCTCAACGGCGAACGGGCCCCGGCCGGCTTCTCGATCGACTCGCTGGCGCCGGGCGTCATCGAGCGCATCGAAGTGCAGCGCGCGGCCAGCGCGGAGTTTTCCACCGAGGCCATTGCCGGCACCATCAACATCGTGCTGAAAAAGGCCATCGGCACGGCGCAGCGCGAATTCAAGCCCGCTGTTGGCGGCGGTGGCGGCTATTTCATGCCGGGTTTTAACCTGCAGTTGTCCGACCGCAAGGATGACATGTCGTATTCGCTGGCGGTCAACGGCGTCTACAATCATATCCGGCGCGACAATCCGTCCTGGGACGAGGCCGACGACGAGACTGGAACGGCCACGCTGCGGCGCGCCAGCGGCAACCGCAGCGACGGCATCTTCCGTGGCCTGTTTCTGGTGCCGCGGGTGAGCTGGACGCTGGCCGGCGGCGATACCCTGACGCTGCAGGCCTTCGTCAACGCGACCCGCTTCAGCCAGGACAGCGCCATCCACACCGCGACCACCCTGGGGGCGCCGCCGCCCTATCCCGGCAGCGACGACACAATACGCGACAGCGGCGCACTGCTGCGAACGGACTTGAGCTGGATGCACAAGCTGGGCGGCGGCGCCAAGCTCGATAGCAAAGCCGGCTTCACCGTGTCCGGCAACGACAGCGATCTCGATCAGACCGGCTTCTTCACCCCGGCCGTGCCGACGCTGCGCCGCCGTGTCGGCATCCACTCCGTCGAGCGCGGCTTGAGCTGGACCGGGAAATATCTCAGCACCGCGGTGAACGCCCACGCGCTGTCGCTGGGCTGGGACAGCAGTTACAGCCGCCGTGCCGAGGATCGCAGCCAGCGCGACAGCGTCCCGTCCGGCTGGGTCGAGGCCGGCAATGAAGACAGCGCGGCTCAAGTGTCGAGGCTGGCGTTGTACGCGCAGGACGAGTGGGATGTCAGTCCGGCTTACGCGCTCTATATGGGGGCGCGCTGGGAAGGTATCCGCGTGCGCAGCGATGTGAACGGCTACGCCGGCACCAGCAGCAGCCATGTCTGGAGCCCGTTGCTGCAGATGCTGTACAAGATACCCGGCACCAAGTCGGATCAGTTGCGGCTGGCGCTGACGCGTACTTACAAGGCGCCCGCCGCCGCCAACCTGACGCCGCGCCGCTTGCTGTCGATCAATAACAGCCCGACCGAGCCTGACCGCCAGGGCAATCCCGGGCTGCGTCCCGAACTGGCGCTGGGGATCGATGCTTCTTATCAGCATTATTGGGCTGAGCGGGCCTTGTTCTCGGCCAGCGTATCGGGCCGCGGCATCAGCAACTACACCCGCACGGCATTGTCGCTCAGCGATGGGCGCTGGATGGCGATGCCTGTCAACGATGGCGGCGCGCGTACCTACAGCGTCGAACTGGAGGTGAAGTTCCCGCTGCGCACGCTGTGGCGGGCGGCGCCCGCGCTGGATGTGCGCGCCAGCGCCAGCCGCAATTGGTCGCGGGTTGAATCGGTGCCGGGGCCGGACAACCGCCTGGACCAGCAGACTCCGCTGTCCGCCATGCTGGGCGCGGATTACCGGATCGGCCAGGTCTCCGTGGGCAGCAGCCTGACGTTCAAGAACGGCGGTCCGGTACGCATCTCCGACACGCAAGCGGCTTACCAGTCTGTGCGGCGCGACCTGGATGCGTATGTGCTGTGGAAGGTGAGGCCGAAAGATCATCTGCGATTCGGGCTGTCGAATATTTTGCGGCAGGACCAGGTCTCGGAGAAAATCTACCTGGACCAGGGGGGGGTACTACGCCGCATTTCGCTTGCTCCGGGCACGCTGCAGGCGCGCCTGACATGGGAGATGGTTTTCTAG
- a CDS encoding response regulator transcription factor, with translation MNILLVEDDALLADAICDGVRQQEWAIEHAANADTAKAALLNHAYSVIVLDIGLPGASGLSVLRWMRERYDATPVLIITARGQLSERIKGLDDGADDYLIKPFEFDELLARLRALIRRSKGHVVGCLSCGEVRVDPEKRIVTRGGERVVLSAHEYRTLLVLIERPGRVVTRDYLQQAVYGNHMSVESNTIAVFIHQLRRKLGDHIVVTVHGHGYMIGEPQA, from the coding sequence ATGAACATCCTGCTGGTCGAAGATGACGCCTTGCTGGCCGACGCGATCTGCGACGGCGTGCGCCAGCAAGAGTGGGCCATCGAACACGCCGCCAACGCGGACACGGCCAAGGCCGCGCTGCTGAACCACGCCTACTCGGTGATCGTGCTCGATATCGGTCTTCCCGGCGCGTCCGGCTTGTCGGTGCTGCGCTGGATGCGCGAGCGCTACGATGCGACGCCGGTGCTGATCATCACCGCGCGCGGCCAGCTCAGCGAACGCATCAAGGGACTCGACGACGGCGCCGACGACTATCTGATCAAGCCGTTCGAGTTCGATGAGTTGCTGGCCCGCCTGCGGGCGCTGATCCGGCGCAGCAAGGGGCATGTGGTCGGCTGCCTGTCGTGCGGCGAGGTGCGGGTCGATCCGGAAAAGCGCATCGTCACGCGCGGCGGCGAGCGGGTGGTGCTCAGCGCGCACGAATACCGCACGCTGCTGGTGCTGATCGAACGGCCTGGCCGGGTGGTCACCCGCGACTACCTGCAGCAAGCCGTGTATGGCAATCACATGTCGGTCGAGAGCAACACCATCGCCGTGTTCATCCATCAGCTGCGGCGCAAGCTGGGCGACCATATCGTCGTGACGGTGCACGGTCATGGCTACATGATCGGGGAGCCGCAGGCATGA
- a CDS encoding thiol:disulfide interchange protein DsbA/DsbL, giving the protein MRMTKLNLLIACLLLLAGLAAAWSVYFSTVREQQPAYLELPKPATPASAGKIEVIEFFWYGCPHCYKYNDVLDAWVAKHADRITLRRVPFAVRDKQIPQQKMYYAFDALGKLDDMHALIFEKIHLGHKPLNTDDSISVFAQEQRISKEQWQAAYQSPQVQEKIQEADRLQHDYKVERVPSVVIGGRYLTSPGMAGMKLPYWGQTDEMRYSAAEKIMDELLARVEQEGRLR; this is encoded by the coding sequence ACCAAACTGAACCTCCTGATTGCCTGCCTGCTGCTGCTGGCGGGCCTGGCCGCCGCCTGGAGCGTGTACTTCTCGACGGTGCGCGAGCAGCAGCCGGCCTATCTGGAATTGCCCAAGCCGGCAACGCCGGCATCCGCCGGCAAGATCGAAGTGATCGAATTTTTCTGGTATGGCTGTCCGCATTGCTATAAATATAATGATGTGCTGGATGCGTGGGTTGCAAAGCATGCCGACCGTATCACCCTGCGCCGGGTGCCGTTCGCCGTGCGCGACAAGCAGATTCCCCAGCAAAAAATGTACTATGCCTTCGATGCGCTGGGTAAACTGGATGACATGCATGCGCTGATCTTTGAGAAAATCCATCTCGGCCACAAGCCCTTGAACACCGACGACAGCATCAGCGTTTTCGCGCAAGAGCAGCGCATCAGCAAGGAGCAATGGCAGGCCGCCTACCAATCGCCGCAAGTGCAGGAAAAGATACAAGAGGCCGACAGGCTGCAGCACGATTACAAGGTGGAGCGGGTGCCGTCGGTGGTCATCGGGGGACGCTATCTGACCTCGCCCGGCATGGCTGGCATGAAGCTGCCTTACTGGGGGCAGACCGACGAAATGCGCTACAGCGCGGCGGAGAAGATCATGGATGAATTGCTCGCCAGGGTAGAGCAGGAAGGGCGTTTGCGCTGA